The DNA sequence TGTGACGGCGTTCCTCCCGTCGCCTTCCAGATCAACGATGTCGACCTGCTGAAGATATCGGAGGGAGAGCTCCCGTCGGCGTTCGTGCGGAGCACCGCCGGGCATATCATCGGTGAGGTGACCGGCAGTCCGGGGGAGGACGCGTTTCTCGTCCGATTCGAGGAGAGTGAGTACCGGATACCAAAGGACTCGGTCGCCTCCTATCTCCCGGCGAGCGTCCCCGCCCCGACCCTCGGGATCGTCGAAGAGCGGCCCGGGCCGCGGCGGGAGAAAACGAGAGTGTTTCCCCGCGGCCGGGAGGATGCGTCAGACGACGACCTGACGTCGCTGCGAAGCGGGATCTTCTGACCCCGGACCAATTTTCGCTCCTCGTCGCTTGTCCGCACTGCGATGTCCCCTCTCATCCGGCCCGCTGGGCGATGGCAATCCCTCCCTGAATAGATGGCGTCCACCGGTTCTCCCCCCGAATGACATCCCCTATTCCTCCCCCCGAATAGATGCGGTATAGCCTCGCTTCGCACCCCCAACCCATTTATACCACATTCGCCAACTCCCCCGATCACATGACCGACATCACGATCAAGGACATCCTCCCCCAGACCGTCCTCGGCCTGCGCCGCCGGGGCCGCTACCAGGAGCTGATCCCGCAGATGATCATGGAGATCTACGTCTACGTGGAGGCACACGGCATCGAAGGGGCCGGCATGCCGACCTTCCTCTGCCACGAGACCTCGCCCGAGGAGGTGATGCAGGCGATGGAGGCAGGGACCGCCGACGTCGAGGTCGTCGTCCCGATCGGTGTTCCGGAGCCGGGACCGGCCGCACCTGCATCCGCACCAGTACCAGTACCGGCACCAACACCCGCACCGCCGGCGGGCGTCCCTGTCTCGACGGAAGGGGGAGAGACGATCGCCTGCTACGAGCTCCCCGGCGGACCGATGGCGACGGCCGTGCACAAGGGGCCGTATGAAACGAGCGAATCGACCTACAACGAGCTCTTCGCGTGGATCGAAGCACACGGCAGGATCATCACCGGCCCGATTCGCGAGGTCTACCTCAACGACCCGTCCGAGGTGGGGGAGGAGGAGATTTTGACGGAGATCTACGTGCCGGTCGGGTAACACATCTTTTTCCGGAGCCATTGAGCAACATTGTGAGCAGGTATCCCTGGCAACAACCGGGCATCCATCAGACCGCAGAACGTCAGGAGGAAGGAAAAAGTAAATGTTATAGGCCTCATCCGTGCCGGTGCGGCAGATTTTATATTCTATGGTTGAATTATTACGTAGGAACCGGGAGAAAATATGACAAAAATGCGTCTGACCGTTTCAATATGGGAAGAAGACGGGGTATATGTATCCCGCTGTCAGGAACTGGAGGTAGCCAGTTGTGGCGATTCCCCGCAGGAAGCGCTTGATAATATTCAGGAGGCAATCGAATTATCCCTGGAAAATGCACGCGTTCTGGGTATCATTCAGGACCTTGAACCATCCCTGACATCCCGTCATAAATTTACCTCGGTGATCGAGGTCGAGGGATGACAAAACTCCCCCTTCTTTCATCGGATGTCATACAACAGAAACTCATAAAAGCCGGATTTGTAGTTGCACCCCGGCAGGGCAAGGGAAGTCATACGGCGCTCTATAAGGTGGACGATGCCGGTAAGAAACTCCTCGTAATTATTCCCAAGCGGGATCCTGTACCCCGGGGAACACTCATCTCAATTCTGAAACAGGCACATCTCACAAAGGAAGAATTTATGGGCCTGAATTAAGCGAAACTGCTCCGGATCATTGATAGCTCTCATCATTGTTCATCTAAAGAAGGCATGCCGTATTATCGGCATCCGGAAATGCACTTTACTGGCCGGAGCGTCTCTTGTCGCCTCCTCTACACCCGGCTACCGGCAGCCTCGCCGCCAGTAAAGTCCGTCCACCCGCCGTGCTTTCCCACGTGCATCCTCACGTCCACGTAGGTCTTCAGCCCCAAAAAGAGGACGAGGATGAAGGGCGTTGCATCGAACCCGACGGCCCCGAGGACGAGGGACGCAAACCCGCCGACGATGATCGTGATGTGCATCGGGATGATCCGTGCGTAGGGGGCAACGAAGATCTCCTTGACGGTGTCTGCCGTGACGGGCACGTTCGGCCGCTGCACCCGGTAATAGAGGAAGGAGTAGAGGTGGTTTGCGAAGAAGACGCCGCAGGCGAGAAGAACGCCCGGCTGCGTCCACGGGGCCTCTCCGGCGGAGAACGCGAAGATATCGATGAACTCGAGGTAGCCGAAGTGAAAGAGGCCGTAGTGGAGGGCAAAAAAGCCCGCCAAAGCCCATGTGCCGTACCGGGCAAACCACGCGGGGACGGCGGCCGGGCCGGATGTGGCGGTCGTGGGCACCGCAACCCCACCGATGTCGAGGGAGAGGATCCGTGCGACCGTAAAGACCCCGATGATCACGCTCTGGGCCCAGTAGATGAAGATGACCGTCGCAAGGCTCCAGCCCCCGGCGAGGGCGAGGACGATCGCAACGAGGTTGGCGGCGACAAGGGAGAGGACCGTCGTATCGACCGGGCGCATGCCAGCCAGGACTGCCGCCCCCTTCCTGCCGTTCATAAAGAGGAGTATCGGTTGGGAGTGATAGAGCAGTCGGTTTTCCCGGGGGTGAATTCTAAAATAAAAAT is a window from the Methanovulcanius yangii genome containing:
- a CDS encoding type II toxin-antitoxin system HicA family toxin, coding for MTKLPLLSSDVIQQKLIKAGFVVAPRQGKGSHTALYKVDDAGKKLLVIIPKRDPVPRGTLISILKQAHLTKEEFMGLN
- a CDS encoding GyrI-like domain-containing protein; the encoded protein is MTDITIKDILPQTVLGLRRRGRYQELIPQMIMEIYVYVEAHGIEGAGMPTFLCHETSPEEVMQAMEAGTADVEVVVPIGVPEPGPAAPASAPVPVPAPTPAPPAGVPVSTEGGETIACYELPGGPMATAVHKGPYETSESTYNELFAWIEAHGRIITGPIREVYLNDPSEVGEEEILTEIYVPVG
- a CDS encoding DUF6498-containing protein, producing MNGRKGAAVLAGMRPVDTTVLSLVAANLVAIVLALAGGWSLATVIFIYWAQSVIIGVFTVARILSLDIGGVAVPTTATSGPAAVPAWFARYGTWALAGFFALHYGLFHFGYLEFIDIFAFSAGEAPWTQPGVLLACGVFFANHLYSFLYYRVQRPNVPVTADTVKEIFVAPYARIIPMHITIIVGGFASLVLGAVGFDATPFILVLFLGLKTYVDVRMHVGKHGGWTDFTGGEAAGSRV
- a CDS encoding type II toxin-antitoxin system HicB family antitoxin; its protein translation is MTKMRLTVSIWEEDGVYVSRCQELEVASCGDSPQEALDNIQEAIELSLENARVLGIIQDLEPSLTSRHKFTSVIEVEG